In a single window of the Mercenaria mercenaria strain notata unplaced genomic scaffold, MADL_Memer_1 contig_2828, whole genome shotgun sequence genome:
- the LOC128552471 gene encoding uncharacterized protein LOC128552471 produces the protein MSGILKLKVGRQKPYDRDNLKRAYQATLSGVSVYHASRVYKVPESTLRDRTRNNVSVDCTLGAARLFSDAEEKMLVEHIVHMSKIGYGYCITDLQNVAADYARSIGKSVRAKAGLSQEWVYSFLSRWDELKVVKPQKLSLNRAKAASDETIQAYFSELETILLDNNLMNSPERIYNVDESGFSTEHTSPKIICGTDIKPQSITSERSKTVTVIGAANAVGNHVPPFYIFPGKRWYDSLLQGAAPGSDAGMSESGFVNRKLFETYLTRHFAKHVGLSRGQDLPKTLILYDGHKSHFSLTLTNWAKDYNVLLFVLPPHSSHITQPLDVGIFGPMKSYYYHECKSYMHSNPGENITRYEVAQLTAKPYARAFS, from the exons ATGAGTGGAATCTTG AAGCTTAAAGTTGGTAGACAGAAGCCATACGACAGAGACAATTTAAAGAGGGCTTATCAAGCTACATTATCTGGTGTTTCTGTATATCATGCCTCCAGGGTTTATAAGGTGCCCGAGTCCACACTGAGAGACAGAACTAGGAATAATGTATCAGTAGATTGTACACTTGGTGCAGCAAGATTATTTTCTGATGCTGAAGAGAAAATGTTAGTGGAACATATAGTGCATATGTCCAAGATTGGTTATGGATACTGCATAACTGATTTGCAGAATGTAGCGGCAGATTATGCTCGTTCAATTGGGAAGTCAGTAAGGGCAAAGGCAGGCCTGAGTCAAGAATGGGTGTACTCTTTTCTGTCACGATGGGATGAGCTTAAAGTCGTAAAGCCTCAAAAGCTATCCCTTAACAGGGCTAAAGCTGCATCTGATGAAACAATACAAGCATACTTCTCAGAATTAGAGACTATTCTTCTTGACAATAATCTAATGAATTCTCCAGAGAGAATTTACAATGTTGATGAATCGGGGTTCTCCACAGAGCACACATCCCCTAAGATTATTTGTGGTACAGATATTAAACCGCAGTCTATCACCTCTGAACGGTCAAAGACTGTGACAGTTATAGGTGCTGCCAATGCGGTCGGCAACCATGTGCCGCCATTTTACATATTTCCGGGTAAGAGGTGGTATGATAGTCTGTTACAGGGTGCTGCTCCAGGATCTGATGCAGGAATGTCCGAGAGTGGATTTGTAAACAGGAAGTTATTTGAAACTTACCTCACTAGACACTTTGCAAAGCATGTAGGGCTCTCTAGGGGTCAGGACTTGCCTAAAACTCTCATATTGTATGATGGACACAAGTCACATTTTTCACTTACACTAACAAACTGGGCAAAAGATTACAATGTATTATTATTTGTGCTACCCCCTCACTCGAGCCACATCACACAACCTCTTGATGTAGGCATATTCGGGCCAATGAAATCTTACTATTACCATGAATGCAAGTCGTATATGCACTCAAACCCTGGAGAAAATATTACTAGGTATGAGGTTGCTCAGCTAACTGCAAAGCCCTATGCACGAGCTTTCTCCTGA